One genomic segment of Hippoglossus hippoglossus isolate fHipHip1 chromosome 22, fHipHip1.pri, whole genome shotgun sequence includes these proteins:
- the tdh2 gene encoding L-threonine dehydrogenase 2 isoform X1: MHPGVRVSVPTVALLGMFCRGCLSRAQSLPRRSFSTLHKRMSRWNSQETSGPLPSQEHPRVLITGGLGQLGVGLAQSLRKLYGRENVILSDIKKPPPHVFTSGMQNINTFLWLFVSCFPLLILLNALPSLFPSGPFVYADVLDYKHLREIIVNNRITWLIHYSALLSAVGEANVALARKINITGLHNVLDLALENCLRLFVPSTIGAFGPSSPRDPAPDLCIQRPRTIYGVSKVHGELMGEYLHHKYGLDFRCLRYPGVISVNSPPGGGTTDYAVQIFHDALSTGHHECYLRPDTRLPMMHISDCHRATVEFMQAPGCQLSLRTYNIAAMSFTPEEVAQEIRKHLPHLKVTYNPDSVRQTIADSWPVRFDDTNARRDWGWAPAFGLEELVSDMLHFIRDKRTNKGLPVS, translated from the exons ATGCATCCGGGCGTGCGGGTCAGTGTGCCCACTGTGGCCCTGCTGGGCATGTTTTGCCGAGGTTGCCTGAGCAGGGCGCAGAGTTTGCCCCGTCGCAGCTTCAGCACTTTGCACAAGCGAATGAGCAGGTGGAACAGTCAGGAGACCAGCGGCCCGCTACCTTCTCAGGAACACCCTCGTGTCCTCATCACAG GTGGCCTTGGGCAGTTAGGTGTGGGGCTTGCACAATCACTGAG AAAACTGTATGGACGAGAGAACGTCATCCTGTCAGACATCAAGAAGCCTCCACCTCATGTTTTCACCAGTGGTATGCAAAATATAAATACGTTTTTATGGCTTTTTGTGTCCTGTTTTCCTTTGTTAATACTTTTAAAtgctcttccctctcttttcccaTCAGGTCCATTCGTATACGCTGATGTGTTGGACTACAAGCACCTTAGAgaaattattgtaaataatcgAATCACTTGGCTCATCCACTACAGTGCTTTGCTCAGTGCTGTGGGCGAGGCTAATGTGGCTTTGGCACGCAAGATCAACATCACAG GCCTTCATAACGTGCTGGACTTGGCACTGGAGAACTGCCTGCGCCTCTTTGTCCCCAGCACCATTGGAGCGTTTGGCCCCTCTTCTCCACGTGACCCGGCCCCAGACCTCTGTATCCAAAGACCTCGAACCATTTACGGCGTGTCCAAAGTGCATGGGGAGCTGATGGGGGAG TATCTCCATCATAAATATGGCCTGGACTTCCGCTGCCTACGTTACCCAGGTGTGATATCAGTCAACAGTCCTCCTGGAGGAGGAACCACAG ACTACGCAGTTCAAATCTTCCACGATGCTCTCAGCACGGGTCACCACGAGTGCTACTTGCGACCTGACACTCGTCTACCCATGATGCACATCTCTGACTGCCACCGTGCCACAGTGGAGTTCATGCAGGCTCCGGGGTGCCAGCTGTCCCTGCGTACCTACAACATAGCTGCCATGAGTTTCACTCCGGAAGAGGTGGCCCAAGAAATACGCAAGCATCTCCCCCACCTCAAGGTCACCTACAACCCCGATTCTGTCCGCCAGACCATCG CAGACAGCTGGCCGGTAAGGTTTGATGACACCAACGCTCGCAGAGACTGGGGCTGGGCACCAGCCTTCGGGCTTGAAGAGCTGGTGTCCGACATGTTGCACTTCATTCGAGACAAGAGGACCAATAAGGGTTTGCCAGTCAGCTAG
- the tdh2 gene encoding L-threonine dehydrogenase 2 isoform X3: MHPGVRVSVPTVALLGMFCRGCLSRAQSLPRRSFSTLHKRMSRWNSQETSGPLPSQEHPRVLITGGLGQLGVGLAQSLRKLYGRENVILSDIKKPPPHVFTSGPFVYADVLDYKHLREIIVNNRITWLIHYSALLSAVGEANVALARKINITGLHNVLDLALENCLRLFVPSTIGAFGPSSPRDPAPDLCIQRPRTIYGVSKVHGELMGEYLHHKYGLDFRCLRYPGVISVNSPPGGGTTDYAVQIFHDALSTGHHECYLRPDTRLPMMHISDCHRATVEFMQAPGCQLSLRTYNIAAMSFTPEEVAQEIRKHLPHLKVTYNPDSVRQTIADSWPVRFDDTNARRDWGWAPAFGLEELVSDMLHFIRDKRTNKGLPVS; the protein is encoded by the exons ATGCATCCGGGCGTGCGGGTCAGTGTGCCCACTGTGGCCCTGCTGGGCATGTTTTGCCGAGGTTGCCTGAGCAGGGCGCAGAGTTTGCCCCGTCGCAGCTTCAGCACTTTGCACAAGCGAATGAGCAGGTGGAACAGTCAGGAGACCAGCGGCCCGCTACCTTCTCAGGAACACCCTCGTGTCCTCATCACAG GTGGCCTTGGGCAGTTAGGTGTGGGGCTTGCACAATCACTGAG AAAACTGTATGGACGAGAGAACGTCATCCTGTCAGACATCAAGAAGCCTCCACCTCATGTTTTCACCAGTG GTCCATTCGTATACGCTGATGTGTTGGACTACAAGCACCTTAGAgaaattattgtaaataatcgAATCACTTGGCTCATCCACTACAGTGCTTTGCTCAGTGCTGTGGGCGAGGCTAATGTGGCTTTGGCACGCAAGATCAACATCACAG GCCTTCATAACGTGCTGGACTTGGCACTGGAGAACTGCCTGCGCCTCTTTGTCCCCAGCACCATTGGAGCGTTTGGCCCCTCTTCTCCACGTGACCCGGCCCCAGACCTCTGTATCCAAAGACCTCGAACCATTTACGGCGTGTCCAAAGTGCATGGGGAGCTGATGGGGGAG TATCTCCATCATAAATATGGCCTGGACTTCCGCTGCCTACGTTACCCAGGTGTGATATCAGTCAACAGTCCTCCTGGAGGAGGAACCACAG ACTACGCAGTTCAAATCTTCCACGATGCTCTCAGCACGGGTCACCACGAGTGCTACTTGCGACCTGACACTCGTCTACCCATGATGCACATCTCTGACTGCCACCGTGCCACAGTGGAGTTCATGCAGGCTCCGGGGTGCCAGCTGTCCCTGCGTACCTACAACATAGCTGCCATGAGTTTCACTCCGGAAGAGGTGGCCCAAGAAATACGCAAGCATCTCCCCCACCTCAAGGTCACCTACAACCCCGATTCTGTCCGCCAGACCATCG CAGACAGCTGGCCGGTAAGGTTTGATGACACCAACGCTCGCAGAGACTGGGGCTGGGCACCAGCCTTCGGGCTTGAAGAGCTGGTGTCCGACATGTTGCACTTCATTCGAGACAAGAGGACCAATAAGGGTTTGCCAGTCAGCTAG
- the tdh2 gene encoding L-threonine dehydrogenase 2 isoform X2 — protein MHPGVRVSVPTVALLGMFCRGCLSRAQSLPRRSFSTLHKRMSRWNSQETSGPLPSQEHPRVLITGGLGQLGVGLAQSLRKLYGRENVILSDIKKPPPHVFTSGMQNINTFLWLFVSCFPLLILLNALPSLFPSGPFVYADVLDYKHLREIIVNNRITWLIHYSALLSAVGEANVALARKINITGLHNVLDLALENCLRLFVPSTIGAFGPSSPRDPAPDLCIQRPRTIYGVSKVHGELMGEYLHHKYGLDFRCLRYPGVISVNSPPGGGTTDYAVQIFHDALSTGHHECYLRPDTRLPMMHISDCHRATVEFMQAPGCQLSLRTYNIAAMSFTPEEVAQEIRKHLPHLKVTYNPDSVRQTIDSWPVRFDDTNARRDWGWAPAFGLEELVSDMLHFIRDKRTNKGLPVS, from the exons ATGCATCCGGGCGTGCGGGTCAGTGTGCCCACTGTGGCCCTGCTGGGCATGTTTTGCCGAGGTTGCCTGAGCAGGGCGCAGAGTTTGCCCCGTCGCAGCTTCAGCACTTTGCACAAGCGAATGAGCAGGTGGAACAGTCAGGAGACCAGCGGCCCGCTACCTTCTCAGGAACACCCTCGTGTCCTCATCACAG GTGGCCTTGGGCAGTTAGGTGTGGGGCTTGCACAATCACTGAG AAAACTGTATGGACGAGAGAACGTCATCCTGTCAGACATCAAGAAGCCTCCACCTCATGTTTTCACCAGTGGTATGCAAAATATAAATACGTTTTTATGGCTTTTTGTGTCCTGTTTTCCTTTGTTAATACTTTTAAAtgctcttccctctcttttcccaTCAGGTCCATTCGTATACGCTGATGTGTTGGACTACAAGCACCTTAGAgaaattattgtaaataatcgAATCACTTGGCTCATCCACTACAGTGCTTTGCTCAGTGCTGTGGGCGAGGCTAATGTGGCTTTGGCACGCAAGATCAACATCACAG GCCTTCATAACGTGCTGGACTTGGCACTGGAGAACTGCCTGCGCCTCTTTGTCCCCAGCACCATTGGAGCGTTTGGCCCCTCTTCTCCACGTGACCCGGCCCCAGACCTCTGTATCCAAAGACCTCGAACCATTTACGGCGTGTCCAAAGTGCATGGGGAGCTGATGGGGGAG TATCTCCATCATAAATATGGCCTGGACTTCCGCTGCCTACGTTACCCAGGTGTGATATCAGTCAACAGTCCTCCTGGAGGAGGAACCACAG ACTACGCAGTTCAAATCTTCCACGATGCTCTCAGCACGGGTCACCACGAGTGCTACTTGCGACCTGACACTCGTCTACCCATGATGCACATCTCTGACTGCCACCGTGCCACAGTGGAGTTCATGCAGGCTCCGGGGTGCCAGCTGTCCCTGCGTACCTACAACATAGCTGCCATGAGTTTCACTCCGGAAGAGGTGGCCCAAGAAATACGCAAGCATCTCCCCCACCTCAAGGTCACCTACAACCCCGATTCTGTCCGCCAGACCATCG ACAGCTGGCCGGTAAGGTTTGATGACACCAACGCTCGCAGAGACTGGGGCTGGGCACCAGCCTTCGGGCTTGAAGAGCTGGTGTCCGACATGTTGCACTTCATTCGAGACAAGAGGACCAATAAGGGTTTGCCAGTCAGCTAG